The following proteins are encoded in a genomic region of Sorangiineae bacterium MSr12523:
- a CDS encoding GNAT family N-acetyltransferase: MSYELSLLPRIAEVPREEWDALVGPDDSPFVEWTWLEALERTRCVGPGTGWAPCHVTLRDDAGVLVAAAPAYLKSNSEGEFVFDYQWADVAERIGQSYYPKIVVAVPFTPATGARVLMRPDAPRGTFTAAIGQALRDIAPRVDASSVHVLFPTAEQAQDFDPAGYVERYGVQFHWRNRGYGTFEDFLRDLPSKKRTQLRREMRQPERDGVTIETLGPDAYTPDTVREMFGLYLSTVEKFYWGRQYLNLEFFEKVVADFRHRLSWVVARDANGEIIAGAFNVKKGKRLYGRYWGTKTDLPFLHFNVCYYHGIRQCIDEGLEVFEPGAGGEHKRVRGFEPTLTHSVHWLVDDRLRRIIASHLVRERAAVKHHMESDV; the protein is encoded by the coding sequence ATGTCTTACGAGCTTTCTCTCCTGCCGCGCATCGCGGAAGTTCCGCGTGAAGAATGGGACGCTCTCGTGGGGCCCGACGATTCCCCCTTCGTCGAATGGACGTGGCTCGAGGCCCTCGAGCGCACCCGTTGCGTGGGACCCGGGACGGGCTGGGCCCCCTGCCATGTGACCTTGCGCGACGATGCCGGGGTGCTCGTCGCCGCCGCCCCCGCGTACCTCAAGTCGAACAGCGAGGGCGAGTTCGTCTTCGATTACCAATGGGCCGATGTCGCCGAGCGCATCGGCCAGTCGTACTACCCGAAGATCGTGGTCGCCGTTCCCTTCACGCCCGCGACCGGCGCGCGCGTGCTCATGCGCCCCGATGCACCGCGCGGCACGTTCACGGCGGCCATCGGCCAAGCGTTGCGCGACATCGCACCGCGCGTGGACGCGTCGAGCGTGCACGTGCTCTTTCCCACCGCCGAGCAAGCTCAGGATTTCGACCCCGCCGGCTACGTGGAGCGCTACGGCGTGCAATTTCACTGGCGCAACCGCGGGTACGGCACCTTCGAGGACTTCCTGCGCGATCTCCCTTCGAAAAAGCGAACGCAGCTCCGGCGCGAGATGCGCCAGCCGGAACGCGACGGCGTCACCATCGAGACGCTCGGCCCCGATGCGTACACGCCCGACACCGTCCGCGAGATGTTCGGCCTCTATTTATCCACGGTGGAAAAGTTCTATTGGGGCCGGCAATATCTCAATTTGGAATTCTTCGAGAAGGTCGTTGCCGATTTTCGCCATCGCCTATCCTGGGTCGTTGCACGCGACGCGAACGGCGAAATCATCGCGGGTGCATTCAACGTCAAAAAAGGCAAACGCCTCTATGGCCGTTATTGGGGAACCAAGACGGACCTGCCCTTTTTGCACTTCAACGTCTGCTACTACCACGGCATCCGCCAATGCATCGACGAGGGCCTGGAGGTCTTCGAACCCGGCGCGGGGGGTGAACACAAACGCGTCCGCGGTTTCGAGCCGACCTTGACGCACTCCGTCCACTGGCTCGTCGACGATCGCCTGCGGCGCATCATCGCATCCCATCTGGTCCGCGAGCGCGCAGCGGTGAAACATCATATGGAGAGTGACGTATGA
- a CDS encoding FixH family protein — MTFMADSARPSYTDSRMNFTHVVPSAALLLSGFLAALPACSSDSSSPPPNDGGGVVTCQNDPRVMAYQPNLTLESGSKSFKATLVSADPAPPVVSSGNTWMLKLVDGSGAPITGADIEVVPYMPDHGHNPPTKVLIAKKDNGTYELSKINFFMPGVWWVTINVTLSGAADSVRFAFCLPG; from the coding sequence ATGACCTTCATGGCCGATTCCGCTCGCCCGAGCTATACCGATTCGCGCATGAATTTTACGCACGTCGTCCCCAGCGCCGCTCTGCTCTTGTCTGGCTTCTTGGCAGCTCTTCCCGCGTGTTCTTCCGATTCGTCCTCGCCGCCCCCGAACGATGGCGGCGGCGTGGTCACCTGCCAGAACGATCCGCGGGTGATGGCTTACCAGCCGAACCTCACGCTGGAGTCGGGCAGCAAGTCCTTCAAAGCCACACTCGTCTCCGCCGATCCCGCGCCGCCCGTGGTCAGCAGCGGCAACACGTGGATGTTGAAGCTCGTCGACGGCAGCGGCGCCCCCATCACGGGCGCGGACATCGAGGTCGTTCCCTACATGCCCGACCACGGCCACAACCCGCCCACCAAAGTGCTCATTGCCAAAAAGGACAATGGCACCTACGAGCTGTCGAAGATCAATTTCTTCATGCCCGGCGTGTGGTGGGTCACCATCAACGTGACCTTGTCGGGCGCCGCCGACTCCGTGCGCTTCGCATTCTGCTTGCCAGGCTAA
- a CDS encoding cytochrome c family protein: MRSISLKWAILGVLVVPPVVASCSSSSSGGDDGPPPSLDRAALLDPASCKQCHVNHYDQWSGSMHAYASDDPVFRAMNARGQRETNGQLGDFCVKCHAPMALHEKATKDGLNLDSVPQTLKGVTCFFCHSIDKIEGLHNAQLSLSNDMVMRGSYSDPVKNSAHRAGYSALHDGDRIESANLCGSCHDIENGHGTKIERTFEEWQASVFAHVPSGNTCNQCHMSQSINLEPIAQNSPGVFSRHTHEHSLPGVDLALTPFPQKDVQRKKVQEFLDSSIQSALCATPVAVQGGEKTLVRVILDNVRAGHGFPSGSVQDRRLWAEVIGYSGDKKVFESGVVPDGVAATKNPDTDPSNYWLIRDCMFDGPDPGAKEVHMFWEAKSYEGNAIPAKVTSNPQDERFYKSHILRKYPHDDGKLFPGPVDRITLRIRMRAMDRDVLDSLVGSGDLDPAVINAIPTLDVGTMLTWTPATATERFFENGQEFRCITETNLNLKSQVTPAPERTRCSP; encoded by the coding sequence ATGAGAAGCATCTCGCTGAAATGGGCCATCTTGGGGGTTCTCGTCGTGCCGCCCGTGGTCGCGAGTTGCTCGAGCAGCAGCAGCGGCGGTGACGACGGTCCGCCGCCATCGCTCGATCGCGCGGCCTTGCTCGATCCGGCTTCGTGCAAGCAGTGCCACGTCAATCATTACGACCAATGGTCGGGGAGCATGCACGCCTACGCCTCCGACGATCCGGTGTTCCGTGCGATGAATGCGCGCGGGCAGCGTGAAACCAACGGGCAGCTCGGCGATTTTTGCGTCAAGTGCCATGCACCCATGGCGCTGCACGAGAAGGCGACCAAGGACGGCCTCAATCTCGATTCGGTGCCGCAGACCCTCAAGGGCGTCACCTGCTTTTTCTGCCATAGCATCGACAAGATCGAGGGCCTGCACAATGCGCAGCTGTCCTTGTCGAACGACATGGTGATGCGCGGCTCCTATTCCGATCCGGTGAAAAACTCGGCCCATCGCGCTGGGTACTCGGCGCTGCACGATGGCGACCGCATCGAGTCGGCGAACCTTTGCGGCTCGTGCCACGACATCGAGAACGGGCACGGCACGAAGATCGAGCGCACCTTCGAGGAGTGGCAGGCCTCGGTGTTCGCGCACGTGCCCAGTGGAAACACGTGCAACCAGTGCCACATGAGCCAGAGCATCAATCTGGAGCCCATCGCGCAGAATTCGCCCGGCGTATTTTCGCGGCACACGCACGAGCACTCGCTGCCCGGGGTGGACCTCGCCCTGACGCCATTCCCGCAGAAGGACGTGCAGCGCAAGAAGGTCCAGGAGTTCCTGGACTCGTCGATTCAGAGTGCACTTTGCGCCACCCCGGTCGCCGTCCAAGGTGGCGAAAAGACGCTGGTGCGCGTCATCCTCGACAACGTGCGCGCAGGCCACGGCTTCCCCAGCGGCTCCGTGCAGGATCGCCGCCTCTGGGCCGAGGTCATTGGCTATTCGGGCGACAAGAAGGTCTTCGAAAGCGGCGTCGTGCCCGATGGTGTGGCGGCCACGAAGAATCCCGATACGGATCCGTCCAACTATTGGCTGATTCGCGATTGCATGTTCGACGGCCCGGATCCGGGCGCGAAAGAAGTGCATATGTTCTGGGAGGCGAAGTCCTACGAAGGAAACGCGATTCCCGCGAAGGTGACCAGCAATCCCCAGGACGAGCGTTTCTACAAGTCGCACATCCTTCGCAAGTACCCTCACGACGATGGCAAGTTGTTCCCGGGCCCGGTGGATCGCATCACCCTGCGCATCCGCATGCGGGCCATGGACCGAGACGTGCTCGACTCGTTGGTGGGGTCAGGCGATCTCGATCCTGCCGTGATCAACGCGATTCCCACGTTGGACGTGGGCACCATGCTGACATGGACGCCGGCGACCGCCACGGAACGGTTCTTCGAGAACGGACAAGAATTTCGGTGCATCACGGAAACGAACTTGAACCTCAAGTCCCAAGTGACGCCCGCCCCCGAGCGGACGCGCTGCTCGCCCTGA